A single genomic interval of Pochonia chlamydosporia 170 chromosome 7, whole genome shotgun sequence harbors:
- a CDS encoding monothiol glutaredoxin-5 precursor (similar to Metarhizium acridum CQMa 102 XP_007809202.1) → MFSRSVASNILRQASRPAVRAPVSFRAPISPLTPFQIRLLSDTTRSAIDKAVASAPVVLFMKGTPEMPQCGFSATVIKILGMQGVNPEKFAAFNVLEDSELREGIKEYSDWPTIPQLYVDKEFVGGCDILRTMHTNGELAKFFEDKEVLVLEGDA, encoded by the exons ATGTTTTCCCGAAGCGTTGCATCC AATATCTTGCGGCAGGCCTCTCGCCCAGCTGTCCGAGCGCCCGTCTCCTTCCGAGCTCCCATCTCGCCGCTAACGCCCTTCCAAATCCGTCTCCTGTCCGACACAACTCGCTCTGCCATCGACAAGGCCGTCGCTTCGGCCCCTGTTGTGCTGTTCATGAAGGGAACTCCCGAGATGCCCCAGTGCGGCTTCTCCGCCACTGTCATCAAGATCCTCGGCATGCAGGGCGTCAACCCGGAAAAGTTTGCCGCCTTTAACGTCCTCGAGGACTCGGAGCTTCGCGAGGGTATCAAGGAGTATTCTGACTGGCCGACTATCCCCCAGCTGTACGTGGACAAGGAGTTTGTCGGCGGCTGTGATATCCTGAGGACGATGCATACAAATGGcgagttggccaagttttTCGAGGATAAGGAGGTCCTGGTCTTGGAGGGCGATGCCTAG
- a CDS encoding gamma-glutamyltransferase (similar to Coccidioides immitis RS XP_001248212.1), whose product MPLTTSSVYQNPDLFKFPSRRSVVHSTEGIVACTQPLAAKCGLDVLRAGGNAVDAAVAVAAGLNMTEPCSTGIGGDMFILFWDASSKQVKAMNGSGRAGAKSTLDAVRKGLNLPDSKRGAEIPKTSAHAVTVPGAAAGWIDAVERFGSGKVDMKRILASAIELGEKGFPVSEVAAHSWSVSEARIKEASPNFAEMLKNDPNAEGGVRAPRAGEIMKNPTLAKTFRTLAEEGKKGFYEGRIAQELVKVVQSLGGLLELEDLKHHLEVGSEPVEPISLKFQGQGAGSEDGVELWEHPPNGQGIVALMALGIIQELEKQGKIPTFRPEDFNSAPYLHAIIEALRLGFADGSWFVTDPNVTKVPVQGLISQEYLAQRAKLFDPTKAVQVHDHGDPPFVSPALSSSDTVYFTVTDSQGNAASFINSNYAGFGTSIIPKGCGFTLQNRGANFSLDADHPNKIEPRKRPYHTIIPGMVTNLRDGSLHSSFGVMGGFMQPQGHVQVLLGQLVGQLNPQQALDAPRICIGGGLPESGEGIDWTVNVEEGMPEETIEGLKKLGHQVSVVSGTGRGLFGRGQVIRYVVDPVEGTGIWSAGSDMRADGAAYPL is encoded by the exons ATGCCACTCACCACTTCATCCGTCTACCAAAACCCGGACCTCTTCAAGTTCCCCTCCCGAAGAAGCGTCGTCCACAGCACCGAGGGCATCGTCGCCTGTACGCAACCACTCGCGGCGAAATGTGGTCTTGATGTGCTTCGAGCAGGCGGTAATGCGGTT GATGCCGCAGTGGCAGTTG CCGCTGGTCTCAACATGACAGAGCCATGCTCAACAGGCATTGGTGGCGACATGTTCATCCTCTTCTGGGATGCGTCCTCCAAGCAGGTCAAGGCAATGAACGGCTCTGGCCGTGCAGGCGCCAAGTCGACGCTCGATGCCGTCCGCAAAGGTCTCAACCTCCCTGACAGCAAGCGAGGTGCCGAAATCCCCAAGACTAGTGCCCATGCAGTCACTGTTCCCGGTGCCGCAGCTGGATGGATCGATGCCGTTGAGAGGTTTGGCAGCGGCAAAGTCGATATGAAGCGTATCCTGGCCTCGGCCATCGAACTTGGCGAGAAGGGGTTCCCAGTGTCTGAAGTAGCCGCCCATTCT TGGTCTGTTTCCGAGGCTCGCATCAAAGAGGCATCGCCCAACTTTGCTGAAATGCTCAAAAATGACCCCAACGCAGAAGGTGGCGTTCGAGCTCCTCGCGCCGGCGAGATCATGAAGAATCCAACTTTGGCCAAGACGTTCCGCACTCTCGCCgaggaaggaaagaaaggTTTCTACGAAGGTAGAATTGCCCAAGAACTAGTCAAAGTTGTGCAAAGCCTAGGTGGCTTGTTGGAACTTGAGGACTTGAAGCATCATCTAGAAGTGGGCAGTGAACCAGTCGAGCCCATTTCTCTCAAGTTCCAAGGTCAAGGTGCTGGCTCCGAGGATGGCGTGGAGCTCTGGGAACATCCTCCCAATGGCCAAGGGATTGTCGCCTTGATGGCCCTCGGCATAATTCAAGAATTGGAGAAACAGGGCAAGATCCCTACGTTTAGGCCAGAAGACTTCAACTCAGCCCCTTACCTGCACGCCATTATAGAAGCGCTGAGACTGGGCTTTGCGGATGGCAGCTGGTTCGTCACGGATCCAAACGTCACCAAGGTACCTGTTCAAGGGTTGATCTCGCAAGAGTATCTTGCCCAGCGAGCTAAACTCTTTGATCCCACAAAGGCAGTCCAGGTGCATGATCACGGCGATCCCCCATTCGTTTCGCCCGCCTTGTCCAGCAGTGACACTGTATATTTCACCGTCACTGACTCTCAAGGCAACGCTGCTTCCTTCATCAATTCCAACTACGCGGGTTTCGGAACCAGCATCATCCCCAAGGGCTGTGGATTCACACTACAGAACCGAGGAGCCAACTTCTCACTGGATGCAGACCATCCAAACAAGATTGAGCCCAGAAAGAGGCCATACCATACCATCATTCCCGGAATGGTAACCAACCTACGAGACGGGTCGCTGCACTCCTCGTTCGGCGTTATGGGAGGGTTCATGCAGCCTCAGGGCCATGTTCAGGTCCTTCTAGGTCAGCTCGTGGGCCAATTGAACCCCCAACAGGCTCTTGATGCTCCCAGAATCTGCATCGGTGGCGGTCTGCCCGAGAGTGGCGAGGGAATCGACTGGACTGTAAATGTGGAAGAGGGCATGCCAGAGGAGACCATCGAGGGGTTGAAAAAGCTAGGTCACCAAGTAAGTGTGGTTTCTGGTACCGGAAGAGGATTGTTTGGTCGCGGCCAGGTTATTCGTTATGTAGTTGATCCCGTGGAGGGGACGGGCATTTGGTCCGCAGGAAGTGATATGCGAGCTGATGGTGCCGCATATCCTCTGTAA